The Caulobacter sp. FWC2 region TCCCCGGCATGCTGGAACGCGACTGGGGCCGGGTGATCTTCATCTCGTCCGAGTCGGGCCTCGCGATCCCGGGCGAGATGGTTCACTACGGCATGACTAAGAGCGCCCAGCTGGCGGTCGCGCGCGGCATGGCCCAACAGACAAAGGGCACCGGAGTTACGGTGAATTCCGTCCTGCCGGGTCCGACCCGCGCAGCCGGGATCTTCGAGTTCCTGAAGAGCGTCTCAGCCAATCCGAACGGGACGGCCGCCGAGCACGAGGCCGAGTTCTTCGAGAAGCACCGCACCTCGTCGCTGCTGCAGCGAATGATCGAGCCGCAGGAGATCGCCAGCCTGGTCGCCTATGTCGCCAGCCCGCTGTCGGCTGCGACCAACGGCGCGTCGCTGAAGGCCGAGGGCGGCCTGGTGACCACCATCGCCTAGATAAAAGCGGAGGGGGAGCGTCAGCCCCCGCTCCCCCGCCTACTCCCGGAGGAACGCGCCGGCGACCAGCAAGGCCATGGCCAGCAAGGCGAGCAAGCCGGACAGATAGGGCAACCAAGTCATCGACGCCTCCCTCTCGTGAGCAAGACGACGATGGTCCGGGGCCGGCCTCAGGCACAGCCCCGGAACAGGGGGTGTCGGCTATCCGACGCCTAGTAGAGCGTGCCCAGGGCCTCGCGCTCGAAGTTCTGCAGCTCGTCGTTGCGGCCGTCGCGGATCTTCACGACCCATTCCGGATCCTGC contains the following coding sequences:
- a CDS encoding SDR family NAD(P)-dependent oxidoreductase, with amino-acid sequence MDLKLNDKTALVTGSTAGIGLEIARTLAVEGAKVFVTGRTEDKLDEALASIRASGGNKVEGVLADAATADGAAAILKAVPSVDILVNNLGIYEMKAFADIPDEDWLHLFEVNVMSGVRLSRGYFPGMLERDWGRVIFISSESGLAIPGEMVHYGMTKSAQLAVARGMAQQTKGTGVTVNSVLPGPTRAAGIFEFLKSVSANPNGTAAEHEAEFFEKHRTSSLLQRMIEPQEIASLVAYVASPLSAATNGASLKAEGGLVTTIA